From the genome of Nitrospirota bacterium:
CGAAAGCATACTTGACATAGTTGTTGCTGCCGCCCAGGTAGGGCGTCCCCAGATCGAAGTTGATGGCATTGCGCATCCCGGACCGAGGGTCCATGTAATAGTCCCGGGAGTCCCGGGCCACCGAACTGCGGAACCCGGTCGTGGTCTGCTGGCCGATCTGCAGCAAGATGATTTCCGGCGCTTCCGGTTGAGGCTCGTAAAACCGCAGTTTTTCCGCGAACAGGGCGAAGCTGGCGGAGGTATACTCGGAAAACCATCGCCCGAGCGTGACGCTGGCGCCGCTCTTGTCTTCGAAGTAGGTCAGGTAGTTCGTAACCGAACTGTAGACATCCACCTGCATGGAAGTCAGCGAGTCGTTCCAGTAGGGGTCGCGGAAGGTGATCATCCCCAAGCTGCGCCGCTGCCCCAACTGGCCTCTGATCCGGCCCAAATACCCATTGCCGCCCAGGTTGCCCTCGGTGATATCGGCCACGGCCACGAACTGGTCCAGGGTGCTGAACCCGCCGCCGACGCTGAACTGGCCGGTGGATTTCTCCTTGACCTTCACATCCAGGTCCACCTTGTCGGCATCCACCGGCTTGGGCAAAATCTCGACGGTTTCGAAGAACTGGAGGTTGTTCAGCCGCTGGAAGCTCCGCTTGATCGCCACTGTGTCGATGACGTCCTGCTCGTCCAGCCGTAGCTCGCGGCGGATGACGTTGTCGCGGGTCTTGTCGTTGCCCGTGATCTGAATCTCGCGGATCCGGATCAGTTCTCCCTCCTTGATGTGCAAAAGGACTCGGGCGGTCTTCTTGTCCTGGTCCGGTGTCACCGTCGGGCTCACATCCGTAAACGCATAGCCCTTCCCCCCGTACAACTCGGTCAAGCGGGTGATTTCATCCCTGACCTTGGCGCGCTGGAAGACCTCGCCGGTTTTCACTTTCGACCCCACCATGAGCTCCGGCTCCTCGAACACCGTGTTGCCGCGGAACCCGACCTCCGACACCGTAAACGGCTCGCCCTCGACGATCGGATAGGTGATGATGAACCACTTCTTGTCCGGCGTCAGCTCCATGGTCGGCAAGCCCACCTGGATGTTGAGGAACCCCTTGTTCAGGTAGACCTCCCTGATCCGCTCGACGTCGTTATTCATCTCTTCCCGCTTGAGAATCCCCGCATCCGTGAAATTGGAAAGGAGGTAGATCCACTCGCGGGTGGCCATCGTCTTGAACAGCTCTTTCTTGGTGACGGATTTCGCGCCGTCGAAGATCACGCTCTTGACCTTGGCCCGATCGCCTTCCTTGACGAAAAACGTCAGTCGCTTCCGGTCCTCGTCCAATGTCTGGATGATCGGAATCACCTGCGCGCTGTAATAGCCGTCCTCCTGGTAAGCCAGCCTGATCTTCTCCGCGCTTTCCTTGGCCTGTTGCTGGTCCAGAAACGACTGGCTCCGGATCGTCGTCTTCTCCTGCAGCTTGTCGTCGCTCAACTGTTTATTGCCGTCAAACACGATCTCAGTGATGAACGGCTTTTCCCGGACGACGAACGTGAGGGTGACGCCCCCGATGACCCGCTCGGTTTCGATCTGGACGTCCTCGAAAAACCCCATCTCGTAGATGAGCCGGATCTGAGCACGGATGGATTCGGCTGTATACGGGTCCCCCGCCTTGAGGGTGATCCGGCCGCGCACGGCTGTGGTTTCAATGCGCTTGTTCCCGCGGACGTCGATGGCCTTGACCTTCAACGCACTGTCCTGGGCTTGCACGAAACCGGAGGAAAGAGTCAGCAGCGTGACGATTGCCATCGCCACAAGACCAATCCAACCAGTCCCGAACCGATTGGTCACTGCAGCCTTTCCGCACAAACCGGCTGATCGCCAGACACCGCCACGGATATGGACGCAGGGACGCCCCTGCGAGGCATGTGCGTATCAACCACCGTATTGCTTGATGCCATCATGGCGCGACAAAACCTGCTTGCCTGAACCTCAGGCGGAGCCTGTGGGAGCCACGGCAATCCCCACCGTTCAGACCGGCCACGACTCGGCAAAAGAGTTTGAAAAATCTCAGGAATTATAGGGGCAGGCCGGCGTAATGTAAAGAGAAATTCGCCGCTCTGGCACAGGCCTATCGCCTGATCCTGGCCCTCCCGTTTCCTTGACTTTCTTTGGATGCTTCCCATAGTATCCACAGCATGTCGTCCGTCGCCGTTCGGAAAGCCATTATTCCCGCCGCCGGCCTGGGAACCCGCTTTCTTCCGGCCACCAAGGCCTCCCCCAAGGAGATGCTCCCGCTGGTGGACAAACCGCTCATCCAGTATGCGGTCGAGGAAGCCGTCGCGTCAGGCATCGAAGACATCATCATCGTCACGGGCCGCGGGAAGCGGGCCATTGAAGACCATTTCGACCGGTCGTTCGAGCTGGAAGAAAACCTCAAGGGCAACGGGAAATCCCAACTGCTCAAGGACATCCGCCGCATCTCAGAAATGGCGAATTTCTGCTACGTGCGGCAGGCGGCGGCCCTGGGCTTGGGCCATGCCGTCCTCTGCGCCCGACACCTGATCGGCAACGAACCCTTTGCCGTACTGCTCAGCGACGAGGTCATCGACCACCCAGTCCCGGCGCTGCGCCAGTTGATCCAAGTCTACGACGAAGGCAACGGCGGGGTCATCGGTATCCTCAAAGTGCCGAAGCCCGAGGTGAGTCACTATGGCATTGTGGCCACCGAGCCCCTGGCCGACGGCCTGCATCGCGTGCGCGACTTGGTCGAAAAACCGGCTCCGGCCGACGCCCCCTCACAATGGGCCGTCATCGGACGCTATGTCCTGTCTCCGGACATTTTTGCCTGCCTGGAGGAAACCGAACCTGGGAAAAACGGCGAGATCCAGTTGACCGATGCATTGCGCCTCCTGACCAGGAAAGCGTCCATCTACGCGCAGGAAATCAAAGGACAACGGCACGATGCGGGCGATAAGCTGGGGTTTCTCAAGGCGACGGTAGATTTTGCGCTGAAGAATCCCACGCTAGGCCCCTCATTCGCGCGCTACCTCAAGCAAGTAGTGACAAGTAGTTGATTGACAGGCTGCAGAGCCGCCCGTTCTCCGGTCGTCTCCACACTTGATATATCCATGAGGGTCTGACTCTATGCCAGCGATGCCAGCAGAACCGACCGAGTCCGAACCCCAGAACGTCGAGATCCCGGACCAGCTGCCCCTGCTCCCGGTCAGGGACATCGTCGTCTTCCCATACATGGTCCTGCCCCTCTTTGTCGGCCGCGACATGTCGATCAAGGCCATTGAAGCGGCGCTGGCCGGGAACCGGATGATCTTCCTGGTCACCCAGAAGGCCTTGGACGTCGAAAATCCCCAGCCGGAAGACATCCACCGGGTCGGCACCATCGGGATCGTCATGCGGATGCTCAAACTCCCGGATGAACGGATCAAAATCCTGGTGCAAGGCCTCGCCAAGGGCAAGATTCAGAGCTTCATCCAGACCGATCCCTATTACTCGGTCCGGATCACGAAACTGGCCGAGGCCAAGCCCGTCGGGACGTCGCTTGAATCGGAAGCCGTAATGCGGACGGTCAAGGAGCAGCTCGAACGGATCGTGGGGCTCGGCAAGACCCTGATGCCCGACGTCATGGTCGTGATCGAGAACCTGGAAGACCCCGGCCGGCTGGCCGACATGATCGCCTCCAACCTGGGCCTGAAGGTGGAAGTCACCCAAGAGGTCTTGGAGGTGGAAGACCCCATCGCCCGCCTGCGGAAGGTCAGCGAGATTCTCGCCAAAGAAGTCGAAGTCCTGTCCATGCAGCAGAAGATCCAGGCCCAGGCCAAGGGAGAGATGGACAAGACGCAGCGGGAATACTTCCTGCGCGAACAGCTCAAGGCCATCCAAAAAGAACTGGGCGAGTTGGACGAACGGGCGGAGGAAATCGCCGAATTCCGCAAGCGCGTCAAAGACGCCAAGATGCCCGACAAGGTGCTCAAGGAGTGCGACAAGCAGCTCAAGCGACTCGAAAAGATGCATCCCGACACGGCCGAGTCGGCCACGGTCCGGACCTATCTGGAATGGATGGTGGATCTGCCCTGGAGCAAACGGTCCAAGGACAATCTGGACATCAAGGCGGCCGCGAAAGTCTTGAACGAAGACCACTATGACCTGGAAAAGGTCAAAGAACGTATCCTCGAATACCTGGCCGTCCGAAAACTGAAAGAGAAGATGAAGGGGCCGATCCTCTGTTTCGTCGGCCCGCCCGGCGTGGGCAAAACCTCGCTCGGGAAATCCATCGCCCGCGCTCTGGGGCGAGAGTTCGTCCGCGTCAGCCTCGGCGGCGTGCGCGACGAGGCTGAGATTCGCGGCCACCGGCGCACCTACGTCGGCGCCCTGCCCGGCCGCATCATCCAGGGGATCAAGCAAGCCGGTACCAGCAACCCCGTGTTCATGATGGACGAAGTGGACAAGGTCGGGATGGATTTTCGGGGCGACCCGTCGGCCGCGCTGCTGGAAGTCCTGGACCCGGAGCAGAATCACGCGTTCAGCGACCATTACCTCGGCGTGCCGTTCGACCTCACCGAGGTCATGTTCATCACCACGGCGAACCTCATGGACCCGATTCTCTCCGCCTTGCGGGACCGGATGGAGATCATCGAGATCCCCGGCTATACGGAGGAAGAAAAACTGGGGATCGCCCAGCGCTACTTGATTCCGCGTCA
Proteins encoded in this window:
- the bamA gene encoding outer membrane protein assembly factor BamA codes for the protein MAIVTLLTLSSGFVQAQDSALKVKAIDVRGNKRIETTAVRGRITLKAGDPYTAESIRAQIRLIYEMGFFEDVQIETERVIGGVTLTFVVREKPFITEIVFDGNKQLSDDKLQEKTTIRSQSFLDQQQAKESAEKIRLAYQEDGYYSAQVIPIIQTLDEDRKRLTFFVKEGDRAKVKSVIFDGAKSVTKKELFKTMATREWIYLLSNFTDAGILKREEMNNDVERIREVYLNKGFLNIQVGLPTMELTPDKKWFIITYPIVEGEPFTVSEVGFRGNTVFEEPELMVGSKVKTGEVFQRAKVRDEITRLTELYGGKGYAFTDVSPTVTPDQDKKTARVLLHIKEGELIRIREIQITGNDKTRDNVIRRELRLDEQDVIDTVAIKRSFQRLNNLQFFETVEILPKPVDADKVDLDVKVKEKSTGQFSVGGGFSTLDQFVAVADITEGNLGGNGYLGRIRGQLGQRRSLGMITFRDPYWNDSLTSMQVDVYSSVTNYLTYFEDKSGASVTLGRWFSEYTSASFALFAEKLRFYEPQPEAPEIILLQIGQQTTTGFRSSVARDSRDYYMDPRSGMRNAINFDLGTPYLGGSNNYVKYAFDTIYYVPLPYDIRNAFRFRVGAAEGLGNKPIPLTERFFVGGINTMRGFQFGRAGPLTSAGTLVGANRELIFNYDFIFTVSAEAKLNAVIFFDYGKGFADGESFNFNLRKSAGLEGRWISPFGPLRAAYGINLAPLKEAPGQPGERKGVFEFSVGSLF
- the lon gene encoding endopeptidase La, which encodes MPAEPTESEPQNVEIPDQLPLLPVRDIVVFPYMVLPLFVGRDMSIKAIEAALAGNRMIFLVTQKALDVENPQPEDIHRVGTIGIVMRMLKLPDERIKILVQGLAKGKIQSFIQTDPYYSVRITKLAEAKPVGTSLESEAVMRTVKEQLERIVGLGKTLMPDVMVVIENLEDPGRLADMIASNLGLKVEVTQEVLEVEDPIARLRKVSEILAKEVEVLSMQQKIQAQAKGEMDKTQREYFLREQLKAIQKELGELDERAEEIAEFRKRVKDAKMPDKVLKECDKQLKRLEKMHPDTAESATVRTYLEWMVDLPWSKRSKDNLDIKAAAKVLNEDHYDLEKVKERILEYLAVRKLKEKMKGPILCFVGPPGVGKTSLGKSIARALGREFVRVSLGGVRDEAEIRGHRRTYVGALPGRIIQGIKQAGTSNPVFMMDEVDKVGMDFRGDPSAALLEVLDPEQNHAFSDHYLGVPFDLTEVMFITTANLMDPILSALRDRMEIIEIPGYTEEEKLGIAQRYLIPRQLKEHGITETHIKITEPALRQVIAQYTREAGVRNLEREIANLMRKVAKKVAEGKVQCYQITPANLHKSLGVPKFLPESEQETDEVGVCTGLAWTESGGDVLYIEATSMKGKGQLTLTGHLGDVMKESAQAALSYVRSRETLLGINPDLFAKTDIHIHVPAGAIPKDGPSAGITMATALASLLANIPVRRDVAMTGEITLRGRVLPIGGLKEKILAAKRAKLSTVILPKRNEKDLEEIPKHLLKGIRLVFAQTMDDVIKAALRHHPERAPKPAKRHGAIRKSGQTGPARSRSGRGRKVAAASVRSSSPVR
- the galU gene encoding UTP--glucose-1-phosphate uridylyltransferase GalU encodes the protein MSSVAVRKAIIPAAGLGTRFLPATKASPKEMLPLVDKPLIQYAVEEAVASGIEDIIIVTGRGKRAIEDHFDRSFELEENLKGNGKSQLLKDIRRISEMANFCYVRQAAALGLGHAVLCARHLIGNEPFAVLLSDEVIDHPVPALRQLIQVYDEGNGGVIGILKVPKPEVSHYGIVATEPLADGLHRVRDLVEKPAPADAPSQWAVIGRYVLSPDIFACLEETEPGKNGEIQLTDALRLLTRKASIYAQEIKGQRHDAGDKLGFLKATVDFALKNPTLGPSFARYLKQVVTSS